The following proteins come from a genomic window of Hymenobacter canadensis:
- a CDS encoding AAA family ATPase gives MINNIRIQHFKSWQDTGTIELGSLTGFFGTNSSGKTSILQFILMLKQTIESSDRSRILNLGGDNSYIDLGTLYDVIHAHADPGIIEFSMQWPFQRVDYGRFDGKNIKVTLEDVTFSATIQRKKDRIFVDCFSFKGESWQVGMKRKSRVAKSNKLQYYIESKELEKGKNKSSKIESIEPEKFYGFPFSSSQATKFGGFRTMDLIYSFERLFKSIYYLGPLREYPSRLYVWAGEQPADVGTRGEKAVAALLASRQGGSDTKIKRENITYTVEQSVAFWLKELGLIHSFKVQPIAPNRKEYEVRVQRTPEAHDVFITDVGFGVSQILPVLVLCYYVPINSTIILEQPEIHLHPAVQAGLADVFIDVIKYRNLQIILESHSEHLLQRLQRRIAEEAIDPSKIKLNFSSFTESSSSLTALQLDEYGNIKNWPLGFFGDVMGDATAMVQAESKRKKAKKIN, from the coding sequence ATGATCAATAACATCAGAATCCAGCATTTCAAGTCTTGGCAGGACACTGGCACGATAGAGTTAGGTTCGCTAACTGGCTTTTTTGGCACAAATTCATCAGGCAAAACCAGTATATTGCAATTTATACTAATGTTAAAACAGACTATAGAGTCGTCAGATCGTTCTAGGATACTTAATTTAGGAGGAGACAATTCTTATATTGACTTGGGAACACTATATGATGTTATACATGCACATGCTGACCCAGGGATAATTGAGTTTAGTATGCAGTGGCCCTTTCAAAGGGTTGATTATGGAAGATTTGACGGCAAAAATATTAAAGTAACTCTCGAGGATGTTACTTTTAGTGCTACTATACAAAGAAAAAAAGACAGGATATTTGTCGACTGCTTTTCTTTTAAGGGAGAATCATGGCAGGTTGGAATGAAGAGAAAATCAAGAGTAGCTAAAAGCAATAAATTGCAATATTATATTGAATCAAAGGAGTTAGAGAAGGGAAAAAATAAATCTTCAAAAATCGAATCTATTGAACCTGAAAAATTTTATGGTTTCCCTTTTTCTAGTTCACAAGCAACTAAATTTGGTGGATTTAGAACAATGGATCTTATATACTCTTTTGAAAGGTTGTTTAAGAGTATTTATTATTTAGGACCATTGCGTGAATATCCAAGCAGATTGTATGTTTGGGCCGGAGAGCAACCAGCTGACGTTGGAACAAGAGGTGAAAAAGCCGTAGCTGCTTTACTGGCTTCTAGGCAAGGGGGTAGTGATACTAAAATCAAACGCGAAAACATAACTTACACAGTAGAGCAAAGTGTTGCATTTTGGTTGAAAGAACTAGGGCTAATCCACAGCTTTAAAGTTCAACCTATCGCTCCAAATCGAAAGGAATACGAAGTTAGAGTACAAAGAACACCAGAAGCACATGATGTTTTTATCACTGATGTAGGATTCGGGGTTTCTCAGATACTTCCTGTTCTAGTGCTTTGCTACTATGTTCCAATTAACTCAACAATCATATTAGAGCAGCCAGAAATTCACTTGCATCCTGCTGTACAGGCTGGGTTAGCCGATGTATTTATAGATGTAATTAAGTATAGAAATTTGCAAATTATATTAGAAAGTCATAGTGAGCATCTATTGCAAAGATTACAAAGAAGAATTGCCGAAGAAGCAATAGATCCTAGTAAAATTAAATTGAATTTTTCTTCGTTCACCGAGTCTAGCTCGAGCTTAACAGCATTGCAATTGGATGAATATGGAAATATAAAGAATTGGCCCTTAGGTTTTTTTGGTGATGTAATGGGTGATGCAACAGCAATGGTTCAAGCCGAGTCAAAAAGAAAGAAAGCGAAAAAAATAAATTAA
- a CDS encoding DUF4276 family protein, with the protein MHLEFLLEEPSSEAALDILLPKLLPPDTTWRCYPHRGKTDLFQRLPGRLKTYARQLPHQPELRVVILMDADTDCRRRKAELEQVVADAGLLTKTSAAPHEPFRIITRLAVQELEAWFLGDREAIQAAYPRVRHQHFSGLPHDPDTIADTWETLWRVLREGKYYLTGKAKVEWAETIAPHLDPARNTSASFQYFRQGLARL; encoded by the coding sequence ATGCACCTAGAGTTTCTGCTGGAAGAACCTTCCTCGGAGGCGGCGCTGGATATCCTGCTGCCCAAACTGCTGCCACCCGATACCACCTGGCGCTGCTACCCGCACCGCGGCAAAACCGATTTGTTCCAGCGCCTGCCCGGCCGGCTGAAAACCTACGCCCGCCAGCTACCCCACCAGCCGGAGCTGCGGGTCGTCATTCTGATGGATGCCGACACCGATTGCCGACGGCGGAAAGCGGAGCTGGAACAGGTGGTGGCCGACGCGGGCCTGCTGACCAAAACCAGCGCCGCCCCCCACGAGCCGTTTCGCATCATCACGCGGCTGGCCGTGCAGGAGCTGGAAGCGTGGTTTCTCGGCGACCGGGAGGCCATTCAGGCGGCGTATCCGCGCGTCCGGCACCAGCATTTCAGTGGCTTGCCGCACGACCCCGATACTATTGCGGACACCTGGGAAACGCTGTGGCGCGTGTTGCGGGAAGGCAAGTACTACCTGACGGGCAAAGCCAAGGTGGAATGGGCCGAAACCATTGCCCCGCACCTCGACCCGGCCCGCAATACCTCGGCCAGCTTTCAGTATTTCCGCCAAGGGCTGGCGCGGCTGTAG
- a CDS encoding AAA family ATPase: MPDLPAAAGFPRLTYLRIKNYRALRDVELRDLTPLTVLIGPNGSGKSTVLDALAFLAEAVSGNLQQAWEKRNRFAGMRTRGQDGPIEFEVEIDAAPPLQSLRYNLAINEVDGEWIREEEWLSQRKLNGDNYPLFNIIKKAVGNFVSIVTYEKFTPDEVDRENQTRTVEAINEGFFQAHNNLALPVFASFQGVIQQQAVRVINLLTSYRYIHLTDDHLKGYSDAGPREKLSANGDNLPNVLYYLHTKHPEALAHISEKLRRWVPGLAEVVPEITSDERLLLRFRDAPFEKPLPAQYMSDGTMRLAALLTLLYEPNATGLLGIEEPENELHPRLLPRLAEELSKATETRQLLVATHSPFLLDALEPEQVWILHRGADGYTQATRTADIPQVKELVEDGSPLGYLWTSNFFRLGDPLAPRTSAAQ; the protein is encoded by the coding sequence ATGCCTGACCTTCCCGCCGCTGCCGGCTTTCCGCGCCTCACCTACCTGCGCATCAAAAACTACCGCGCCCTGCGCGACGTGGAGCTGCGCGACCTGACGCCGCTGACGGTGCTCATCGGCCCCAACGGCAGCGGCAAATCCACGGTGCTCGACGCGCTGGCATTTCTGGCCGAAGCGGTGAGCGGCAACCTGCAACAAGCCTGGGAAAAGCGCAACCGGTTTGCCGGGATGCGTACGCGCGGGCAGGACGGGCCGATTGAGTTTGAGGTGGAGATAGATGCTGCCCCACCATTACAAAGCTTGCGATACAATTTAGCTATTAATGAAGTGGATGGAGAGTGGATACGCGAGGAAGAGTGGTTGAGTCAACGGAAGCTAAACGGCGACAACTATCCTCTATTCAACATCATAAAAAAGGCGGTAGGTAACTTCGTCTCTATAGTTACATATGAAAAATTCACTCCTGATGAGGTAGATAGAGAAAATCAAACTCGAACAGTAGAAGCTATAAATGAGGGTTTCTTTCAAGCCCATAATAATCTTGCACTGCCTGTATTTGCATCCTTCCAAGGTGTGATTCAGCAGCAAGCTGTTCGGGTAATAAATCTTCTCACCTCCTACCGTTACATCCACCTCACCGACGACCACCTGAAAGGCTACTCCGATGCGGGGCCGCGGGAGAAGCTGTCGGCGAATGGGGACAACCTGCCCAACGTGCTGTACTACCTGCACACCAAGCACCCGGAGGCGCTGGCGCACATCAGCGAGAAGCTGCGGCGCTGGGTGCCGGGGTTGGCGGAGGTGGTGCCGGAAATAACCTCGGATGAGCGGCTGCTGCTGCGCTTCCGGGATGCGCCGTTTGAGAAGCCGCTGCCGGCCCAGTACATGTCGGATGGGACGATGCGGCTGGCGGCGCTGCTGACGCTGCTCTATGAGCCTAACGCCACCGGTCTGCTGGGGATTGAGGAGCCGGAAAACGAGCTGCACCCACGCCTGCTGCCGCGCCTGGCCGAGGAGCTCAGCAAAGCCACCGAGACACGGCAGCTGCTGGTGGCTACTCATTCGCCCTTCCTGCTGGATGCGCTGGAACCGGAGCAGGTCTGGATTCTGCACCGGGGCGCTGATGGCTACACCCAGGCCACGCGCACGGCGGATATTCCGCAGGTGAAGGAGCTGGTGGAAGATGGCTCGCCGCTGGGTTACCTCTGGACCAGCAACTTCTTCCGCCTCGGCGACCCGCTGGCTCCCCGCACCTCAGCCGCGCAGTAG
- the mfd gene encoding transcription-repair coupling factor, giving the protein MKVTDLLKLYALDPTGMTLGARLNPATRHSLRPADKAEAPVRLHLRGLVGSQDAVLAAAVHQEYPDQHHLFILHDRDEAAYFLADLQHLVPEEEPLLFPTSYKRPYSFDETENANVLMRAEVLNKLNSHRGPKTTAEQEADDAADAVETDGQPKGKKRGKASAKETAGVLIVTYPEALFEKVINKKSLVANTFVIKVGDKLDVNFVSEMLAEYDFERSDFVYEAGQFAVRGGIVDIFSYANELPYRIELFGDEVETIRTFDPETQLSVEKRQQVSIIPNVQTKLLQETREAFLEFIPKNTAVWAKDVRQTLDVVDEYFDKAEAGFQELLAVAGGTQVVSKPADLFESAKTLRKLLEGFAVVEFGKRFHFKTGAEEFQFSAKPQPSFGKDFNRIVKNLHDNQAKGYTNIIAAEQVRQADRLRTIFDELDNNVQFQHLLLGLREGFIDETLRLIVYTDHQLFERFYRAQEARKFSKKKALTLKELRTLVPGDYVVHQDYGIARFAGLTQVEINDRLQEAIRLVYRDDDVLTVSIHALHKIAKYSGAEGTPPTMSKLGSPEWENKKKSVKKKVKDIAAELIRLYAKRKTAPGHAFAHDSFMQAELESSFLYEDTPDQAKATEDVKRDMELPHPMDRLICGDVGFGKTEIAIRAAFKSVADGKQVAILVPTTILAMQHYKTFRERLGNLPVTVEYVNRFKSTKQIKETLGRVAEGKTDILIGTHRLTNKDVQFKDLGLLVIDEEQKFGVKTKDKLKEIKVNVDTLTLSATPIPRTLHFSLMGARDLSVIATPPPNRQPVQTELHVFDELLIRDTISRELKRGGQVFFVHNRVKDIEEQASMILRLVPDARVTYVHGQMDGDLLEKRMMKFVDGDYDVLVATTLIESGLDIANANTILINRAHMHGLSDLHQMRGRVGRSNKKAYCYLLTPPVAGLPSDARKRLSTLEEFSDLGAGFNVAMRDLDIRGAGNLLGGEQSGFINDLGFETYHQILDEAVQELKETEFRDLFLGDPTQRLQQAAGTSGPKECNIETDLQVLIPDRYVSSVSERLQLYSKLDRAKNAEELRKLLTGIVDRFGPLPEEVEQLADIVRLRWLACQTGFEKLTLKKNLLKGFIPATNNEPYFQGATFGNILSYVQTHPRSASMKERKEQLIISFEDVKSVQAAKRILNELVSEETVGVI; this is encoded by the coding sequence TTGAAGGTTACCGATTTACTGAAGCTCTACGCCCTCGACCCCACCGGCATGACGCTGGGCGCGCGCCTGAATCCGGCCACCCGCCACTCGCTGCGGCCCGCCGACAAGGCTGAAGCGCCCGTGCGCCTGCATCTGCGCGGGCTGGTGGGCTCCCAGGATGCCGTGCTGGCCGCCGCCGTGCACCAGGAGTATCCCGACCAGCACCACCTGTTCATTCTGCACGACCGGGACGAGGCCGCCTACTTCCTGGCCGACCTCCAGCACCTAGTCCCCGAGGAAGAGCCTTTGCTGTTTCCGACCTCCTACAAGCGCCCCTACAGCTTCGACGAGACGGAAAATGCTAACGTGCTGATGCGGGCCGAGGTGCTGAACAAGCTCAATAGCCACCGCGGGCCGAAAACTACTGCCGAGCAGGAAGCCGACGACGCAGCCGACGCAGTGGAAACCGACGGCCAGCCCAAAGGCAAGAAGCGCGGCAAGGCCAGCGCCAAGGAAACGGCTGGCGTGCTCATCGTCACCTATCCCGAAGCCCTGTTCGAAAAGGTTATCAACAAGAAAAGCCTGGTCGCCAATACCTTCGTCATCAAGGTGGGCGACAAGCTGGACGTGAACTTCGTGAGTGAGATGCTGGCGGAGTACGACTTCGAGCGGAGCGACTTTGTGTACGAGGCCGGCCAGTTTGCCGTGCGCGGCGGCATCGTGGATATTTTCTCGTACGCCAACGAGCTGCCGTACCGCATCGAGCTGTTCGGGGATGAGGTGGAGACGATTCGGACGTTTGACCCTGAGACGCAGCTGTCGGTGGAGAAGCGGCAGCAGGTGAGCATCATCCCGAACGTGCAGACCAAGCTACTGCAGGAGACGCGGGAGGCGTTTCTGGAGTTCATTCCGAAGAACACCGCCGTGTGGGCCAAGGACGTGCGCCAGACCCTCGACGTGGTGGACGAGTATTTCGACAAGGCCGAGGCGGGCTTCCAGGAGCTGCTGGCGGTGGCGGGCGGTACCCAGGTAGTGAGCAAGCCGGCCGATTTGTTTGAGTCGGCCAAGACGCTGCGCAAGCTGCTGGAAGGGTTTGCGGTGGTGGAGTTCGGCAAACGGTTTCACTTCAAGACCGGCGCCGAGGAGTTCCAGTTCAGCGCCAAGCCCCAGCCCAGCTTCGGCAAGGACTTCAACCGCATCGTGAAGAATCTGCACGACAACCAGGCCAAGGGCTACACCAACATCATTGCCGCCGAGCAGGTGCGCCAGGCCGACCGTCTGCGCACCATCTTCGACGAGCTGGACAACAACGTGCAGTTTCAGCACCTGCTGCTGGGTTTGCGCGAAGGCTTCATCGACGAGACGCTGCGGCTCATCGTCTACACCGACCACCAGCTGTTCGAGCGGTTCTACCGGGCCCAGGAGGCGCGGAAGTTCAGCAAGAAAAAGGCCCTCACGCTGAAAGAGCTGCGCACCCTCGTGCCCGGCGACTACGTGGTGCACCAGGACTACGGCATTGCCCGCTTTGCCGGCCTCACCCAGGTGGAAATCAACGACCGGCTGCAGGAAGCCATCCGGCTGGTGTACCGCGACGACGACGTGCTGACCGTCAGCATCCACGCCCTGCACAAGATTGCCAAGTACAGCGGGGCCGAGGGCACGCCGCCCACCATGAGCAAGCTGGGCTCGCCGGAGTGGGAAAACAAGAAAAAGTCGGTTAAGAAGAAAGTGAAGGACATTGCGGCCGAGCTGATCCGGCTGTACGCCAAGCGCAAAACCGCGCCCGGCCACGCCTTTGCCCACGACTCCTTCATGCAGGCCGAGCTGGAATCGAGCTTCCTCTACGAGGACACGCCCGACCAGGCCAAGGCCACCGAGGACGTGAAGCGCGACATGGAGCTGCCCCACCCCATGGACCGCCTGATCTGCGGCGACGTGGGCTTCGGCAAGACGGAAATTGCCATCCGGGCCGCCTTCAAGTCGGTGGCCGATGGCAAGCAGGTGGCCATTCTGGTGCCCACCACCATTCTGGCCATGCAGCACTACAAAACGTTCCGCGAGCGGCTCGGCAACCTGCCCGTGACGGTGGAGTACGTCAACCGCTTCAAGAGCACCAAGCAAATCAAGGAAACCCTGGGCCGCGTGGCAGAGGGCAAAACCGACATCCTCATCGGCACCCACCGCCTCACCAACAAGGACGTGCAGTTCAAGGACCTGGGTTTGCTGGTGATTGACGAGGAGCAGAAGTTCGGGGTGAAAACCAAGGACAAGCTCAAGGAAATCAAGGTGAACGTGGACACGCTCACGCTGTCGGCCACGCCCATTCCGCGTACCCTGCACTTCTCGCTGATGGGGGCCCGCGACCTGAGCGTGATTGCTACGCCCCCGCCCAACCGCCAGCCGGTGCAGACCGAGTTACACGTATTCGATGAGCTGCTGATTCGCGACACCATTTCGCGGGAGCTGAAGCGGGGCGGGCAGGTGTTTTTCGTGCACAACCGCGTGAAGGACATTGAGGAGCAGGCCAGCATGATTCTGCGCCTCGTGCCCGATGCCCGCGTGACCTACGTGCACGGCCAGATGGACGGCGACCTGCTGGAAAAGCGCATGATGAAGTTCGTGGACGGCGACTACGACGTGCTGGTGGCCACCACCCTCATCGAGTCGGGCCTCGACATTGCCAACGCCAACACCATCCTCATCAACCGGGCCCACATGCACGGCCTCTCCGACCTGCACCAGATGCGGGGCCGCGTGGGCCGCTCCAACAAAAAGGCCTACTGCTACCTGCTCACGCCCCCAGTGGCCGGCCTGCCCTCCGATGCCCGCAAGCGCCTGAGTACCCTCGAAGAATTCTCGGACCTGGGCGCGGGCTTCAACGTGGCCATGCGCGACCTGGACATCCGGGGCGCGGGCAACCTGCTGGGCGGCGAGCAGTCGGGCTTCATCAACGACCTGGGCTTTGAAACCTACCACCAGATTCTCGACGAGGCCGTGCAGGAGCTCAAGGAAACCGAGTTCCGCGACCTGTTCCTCGGCGACCCCACCCAGCGCCTCCAGCAGGCCGCCGGCACCAGCGGCCCCAAGGAGTGCAACATCGAAACCGACCTGCAGGTGCTCATTCCGGACCGCTACGTGAGCAGCGTCTCGGAGCGCCTGCAGCTCTACAGCAAGCTCGATCGGGCCAAAAACGCCGAGGAGCTGCGCAAGCTGCTTACCGGCATCGTGGACCGTTTCGGGCCGCTGCCCGAGGAGGTGGAGCAGCTCGCCGACATCGTGCGCCTGCGCTGGCTGGCCTGCCAGACCGGGTTCGAGAAGCTCACGCTCAAGAAGAACCTGCTCAAAGGCTTCATCCCGGCCACCAACAACGAGCCCTACTTCCAGGGCGCTACCTTCGGCAACATCCTCAGCTACGTGCAGACCCACCCGCGCTCCGCCTCCATGAAGGAGCGCAAAGAACAGCTCATCATCTCCTTCGAGGACGTGAAAAGCGTCCAGGCCGCCAAGCGCATCCTGAACGAGCTGGTGAGTGAGGAAACGGTGGGAGTTATCTAA
- a CDS encoding metal-dependent hydrolase: MRGSSHLAIGLITGVAVAGLVPGIPFSPAGIALAGFSALAPDLDHPSSRLSKRLGFAQAYVRWAFVAVALLLAAYTHFQLPIGPDRRMGFTAALAFGLIGAAMQGDSTRRLALLFTGLCTVVAGLYTEFLWLSMLGCFVAIAPFTSHRSWTHTLWAAGLWTYIGHLANQSLGWHGVALFAGGGYVSHLLADSLTKAGVKWLMPLLDVSFKIPLIRTGSPSGNMLEVAICVGYAMLILGLVAGRIEF, encoded by the coding sequence TTGCGCGGTTCTTCTCACCTGGCTATTGGCCTCATCACCGGCGTTGCCGTTGCGGGGCTGGTGCCCGGCATCCCCTTCTCCCCTGCCGGTATTGCGCTGGCGGGCTTCTCGGCCCTCGCCCCCGACCTCGACCATCCCAGCTCCCGCCTGAGCAAGCGGCTGGGCTTCGCGCAGGCCTATGTGCGCTGGGCCTTTGTGGCGGTGGCGCTGCTACTGGCCGCCTACACCCACTTCCAGCTCCCCATCGGCCCCGACCGGCGCATGGGCTTCACGGCGGCGCTGGCCTTCGGCCTTATCGGGGCGGCCATGCAGGGCGACTCCACCCGACGGCTGGCGCTGCTGTTCACGGGCCTGTGCACGGTGGTGGCGGGCCTGTATACCGAATTTCTGTGGCTGAGTATGCTGGGCTGCTTCGTAGCCATTGCGCCGTTCACCAGCCACCGGTCTTGGACGCATACGCTCTGGGCCGCCGGCCTCTGGACCTACATCGGGCACTTGGCCAACCAGAGCCTGGGCTGGCACGGCGTGGCGCTGTTTGCCGGCGGCGGCTACGTGTCGCACCTGCTGGCCGACAGCCTCACCAAGGCCGGCGTAAAGTGGCTGATGCCGCTGCTGGACGTGTCGTTTAAAATTCCCCTGATCCGCACCGGCTCCCCCAGCGGCAATATGCTGGAAGTAGCAATCTGCGTGGGGTATGCCATGCTGATTCTGGGTCTGGTAGCGGGCCGAATTGAATTTTAA